The Fimbriimonas ginsengisoli Gsoil 348 genome window below encodes:
- a CDS encoding glycoside hydrolase family 5 protein, whose product MFSLVAAAGFLLSAPLPPLHVQGTKMVDPQGHAVTLKGVNLGNWLVNEFWMLGLSGLPGTPKDQYDLEKLLAERFGESEKDRLMDLYRSSWITERDFKLMPTFGFNFVRLPMNYRLMEDDRTPFHLKPNAWKWIDRAVDLSERHGLYVILDMHGAQGGQSPYDHTGRSDQNHLKDNVEDQKRLAWLWGEIAKRYRNRGAVMAYDVMNEPYGTPKPIQVDVFKRALAEIRKNDPEKLVFAHGNYDDFDHYGDPKANGWHNVGFQMHFYPGLFGGGRPTVATHMKHLASLAGWDAKVKKLNVPFLIGEMNVVFDAAGGAQMMRRYYETHAAYGWMTSMWAWKTVSKEGGIHPANWGAVVNQEPMRTINFAADSKAAIEEYFERFASEPLAVNEALRRELTSKEPLPPLPPTPPVRTTAPQESLEGWTATDVGKPLTGGLKLLGSGAFELYGGGSDIWGTKDQFRFLNQAIEGDFEIQVVVDGVEDLEDYTKAGLTIRSGRDSDAQFAMITTFPNAEVQFAYRDTEPGEAQGLTAKAATLPNLRLRLVRKGGKIEGFFAKGAGEWISAGSTADHLPRKVYVGAIALSHDNSQLVKITYRDLRIMKP is encoded by the coding sequence ATGTTCTCGCTCGTCGCCGCCGCCGGGTTTTTGTTATCTGCTCCGTTACCGCCCTTGCATGTGCAGGGAACGAAAATGGTCGATCCGCAGGGGCATGCGGTAACGCTGAAAGGAGTGAACCTCGGGAACTGGCTGGTCAACGAGTTTTGGATGCTCGGCTTATCCGGCCTCCCGGGAACGCCGAAGGACCAATACGATCTGGAAAAGCTGCTCGCCGAGCGGTTCGGCGAGAGCGAGAAGGACCGGCTGATGGACCTCTACCGGTCGTCGTGGATTACCGAACGGGACTTCAAGCTGATGCCCACGTTCGGATTTAACTTCGTTCGGCTGCCGATGAACTACCGGCTGATGGAAGACGACCGAACCCCGTTTCACCTCAAGCCGAACGCTTGGAAATGGATCGATCGAGCCGTCGATCTCTCCGAGCGGCATGGGCTCTACGTGATCTTGGATATGCACGGCGCGCAGGGCGGACAGAGCCCGTACGACCACACCGGGCGCTCGGATCAGAATCACCTCAAGGACAACGTCGAAGACCAGAAACGTTTGGCCTGGCTATGGGGAGAGATCGCCAAGCGGTACCGAAACCGAGGTGCGGTGATGGCTTACGACGTCATGAACGAGCCGTACGGAACGCCCAAGCCGATTCAAGTCGACGTGTTCAAACGTGCCCTAGCCGAGATCCGGAAGAACGACCCGGAGAAGCTGGTCTTCGCCCACGGCAACTACGATGACTTCGATCACTACGGCGACCCAAAGGCGAACGGGTGGCACAACGTGGGATTCCAGATGCACTTCTATCCGGGGCTTTTCGGAGGCGGCCGGCCGACGGTGGCGACCCACATGAAGCACCTCGCTAGTCTCGCCGGCTGGGACGCCAAGGTTAAGAAGCTGAACGTGCCGTTCCTCATCGGCGAAATGAACGTGGTGTTCGACGCGGCGGGCGGAGCGCAGATGATGCGTCGGTACTACGAGACGCACGCCGCTTATGGCTGGATGACCTCGATGTGGGCATGGAAAACCGTATCGAAGGAAGGCGGGATCCATCCGGCCAATTGGGGAGCGGTGGTGAACCAAGAGCCGATGCGAACGATCAACTTCGCTGCCGACAGCAAGGCGGCGATCGAAGAGTATTTCGAGCGATTTGCGTCCGAGCCGCTCGCGGTGAACGAGGCGCTTCGGCGGGAATTGACTTCTAAGGAGCCGTTACCACCGCTGCCCCCGACGCCCCCCGTGCGGACGACGGCCCCTCAGGAGAGTCTGGAAGGCTGGACTGCGACCGACGTCGGCAAGCCCCTAACCGGCGGGCTGAAACTGCTTGGAAGCGGGGCGTTTGAGCTGTACGGCGGGGGAAGCGACATTTGGGGCACGAAGGACCAATTCAGATTCCTGAACCAAGCGATCGAGGGAGATTTCGAGATTCAAGTTGTGGTCGACGGCGTCGAGGACCTCGAAGACTATACGAAGGCGGGTTTGACGATAAGGTCCGGACGAGATTCCGACGCCCAGTTCGCGATGATCACCACCTTCCCGAACGCAGAGGTTCAGTTCGCCTACCGCGACACGGAGCCGGGAGAGGCTCAGGGATTGACGGCAAAAGCCGCCACGCTCCCCAACCTGCGGCTGCGGTTGGTGCGCAAAGGCGGGAAGATCGAAGGGTTCTTCGCCAAAGGAGCCGGAGAGTGGATCAGCGCCGGATCGACGGCGGACCACCTTCCGCGCAAGGTTTACGTGGGAGCGATCGCCCTCAGCCACGACAACTCTCAACTCGTTAAGATCACCTACCGCGACCTGCGAATCATGAAGCCGTGA
- a CDS encoding class I SAM-dependent methyltransferase, with product MNRLSTAEGRRAFGDDPASYDVARPDYPARVYEVLAERCGLRPGARVFEVGAGTGLATRRLLEAGAEVVAVEPDERMASHLSSSVSNPRLRIVTAPFEDAEIAAPFDLGVAATSFHWLDESLALRKIARLLRPGGYWAMWWHVFGEPRHTNRFHTATDSIMMPLASSPSEGTDGRPAFARDTELRLAALERNGEFEEICYEEVAWVARLDSVAVRRLYGTFSPVTRLPLEDRTRVLDGIERVARDEFGGLVEFPIVLSMYTARRR from the coding sequence GTGAATCGCCTCTCCACCGCCGAGGGTCGCCGCGCGTTTGGCGACGACCCGGCCTCGTACGACGTCGCCCGTCCGGATTACCCGGCCCGGGTATACGAAGTGCTTGCCGAACGTTGCGGGCTTCGGCCGGGGGCTCGCGTATTCGAGGTTGGAGCCGGGACCGGGTTGGCGACTCGACGCCTTCTCGAGGCGGGGGCCGAAGTCGTGGCGGTGGAGCCGGATGAGCGGATGGCTTCGCACCTGAGTTCATCGGTATCGAATCCGCGGCTTCGGATCGTAACCGCGCCGTTCGAGGACGCCGAGATTGCAGCCCCATTCGACCTTGGAGTGGCGGCGACCTCGTTTCACTGGTTGGACGAATCCCTAGCGCTGCGAAAAATCGCCCGTTTGCTTCGCCCCGGCGGTTACTGGGCGATGTGGTGGCACGTTTTCGGTGAGCCCCGTCACACGAACCGCTTCCACACCGCGACGGACAGCATCATGATGCCGTTAGCCAGCAGCCCCTCCGAGGGAACCGACGGCCGCCCCGCGTTCGCCCGGGACACCGAGCTCCGGCTGGCCGCCCTGGAAAGGAACGGCGAATTCGAGGAGATTTGCTACGAAGAAGTCGCGTGGGTAGCGCGACTCGATTCAGTGGCGGTCCGGCGTCTCTATGGCACGTTCTCCCCGGTCACGCGACTCCCTCTGGAGGACCGAACTCGGGTGCTCGATGGGATCGAAAGGGTTGCTCGGGACGAGTTTGGCGGCCTCGTCGAGTTCCCGATCGTACTTTCGATGTACACCGCTCGGCGGCGGTAA
- a CDS encoding family 78 glycoside hydrolase catalytic domain: MLDERLNAPAMWVGEPGAATPDTHVEFRGTFSLDRNQEVELRLLTTVPALVWLDGDLVLEGPLRFPPAYPEYLHRPVTLTSGSHEVRIRAVYEGITTRIMEKMPPLVACEIPGAVLTWKGTPLNGFAREARRINPQLGWIEWWDTRESTEAWEAPHTTALPWPLVSRAAVSPPSLVSHALHAYSEGPLAERYGYANDDPAARFFLRDIECHELPRGGTWRRYDLDRVRLGRPRFLLDLPAGAIVEFAGCEELAHGRVQPWITLSAGASCNLDHYVAKGGRQVFMPVVPKGMRYLEAHILAPPEQIRFLREEFVEKTYYGVPDGAFESDDTLLNRIWSAGIETFRACTEDSLIDNPTRERGQWTGDVVTVGMDIASVAYTDLSPIRRALVMSAHCAREDGLIAGLCPGGPAFLSTYAAQWISACVHYLELTGDRQLLVELFPFAERNLAAFEAHLTPDGLGDDLGWAFIDWGYVRNEGPSDMGLNFHYLLSLRDMVRWCQAIERPTEAKRYSSLALRIEQIVSSWVAELAAPPGLQRSVLALRAGLVGRDRTRAYLEFIKAHYRSCFPNDPHAPRLSDPSAAQARLITPYFSHYALSEMWERGEASFALEQYRHCWKWALEGGRTTLLEVFDTRWSHCHQWSGCPTWQLSRFVSGLRSRFDIGAGVFDFKPQVVDVKHAQIKTPLHIGEHAVTVLYERFGHGGKWRIETPIPIRLRMASGEVKVERSYELTL, translated from the coding sequence ATGCTCGACGAGCGATTGAACGCCCCGGCGATGTGGGTTGGCGAGCCGGGAGCGGCTACCCCCGATACCCATGTCGAGTTTCGGGGAACGTTCTCGCTCGACCGGAATCAAGAGGTCGAACTGCGGCTGTTGACTACCGTTCCGGCCCTCGTTTGGTTGGATGGAGACTTGGTCTTGGAAGGTCCGCTTCGGTTTCCGCCCGCGTACCCGGAGTATCTGCACCGTCCAGTGACGCTGACCTCAGGGTCGCATGAGGTGAGGATTCGAGCCGTCTACGAAGGGATCACCACCCGGATCATGGAGAAGATGCCGCCCTTGGTAGCGTGCGAGATTCCGGGCGCGGTCCTCACCTGGAAAGGCACGCCCCTAAATGGATTCGCAAGGGAGGCTCGGCGGATCAATCCTCAACTGGGGTGGATCGAGTGGTGGGACACTCGCGAATCGACCGAGGCGTGGGAGGCTCCGCACACAACTGCGCTCCCGTGGCCTTTGGTTTCCCGAGCCGCGGTTTCGCCCCCCAGCCTGGTTTCACACGCTCTGCATGCCTACTCGGAGGGGCCATTGGCTGAGCGGTATGGGTATGCGAACGACGATCCCGCGGCGCGGTTCTTCTTGCGAGATATCGAATGCCATGAGCTTCCCCGAGGCGGAACTTGGCGCCGGTACGACCTCGACCGGGTGCGACTGGGGAGGCCGCGGTTCTTGCTCGACCTTCCGGCGGGAGCGATCGTGGAGTTCGCCGGGTGCGAGGAGCTGGCGCATGGCCGCGTGCAGCCGTGGATCACCCTTTCGGCGGGAGCGTCTTGCAACCTCGACCATTACGTGGCAAAGGGCGGAAGGCAGGTGTTTATGCCGGTGGTTCCCAAAGGGATGCGCTACCTGGAAGCGCATATTCTCGCTCCGCCGGAGCAGATCCGGTTCCTGCGCGAGGAATTCGTGGAGAAAACGTACTACGGCGTTCCGGACGGAGCTTTTGAGAGTGACGACACGCTTCTAAATCGAATCTGGAGCGCTGGAATCGAGACGTTCCGCGCCTGTACGGAAGACTCGCTCATCGACAACCCGACCCGGGAACGGGGGCAATGGACGGGCGATGTGGTCACCGTCGGCATGGACATCGCCTCCGTCGCGTACACCGACTTATCTCCGATACGACGGGCACTCGTGATGAGCGCGCATTGCGCCCGAGAAGATGGACTGATTGCCGGCCTTTGTCCCGGTGGCCCCGCCTTTCTCTCGACCTACGCCGCGCAGTGGATCTCCGCCTGCGTTCACTACTTGGAACTGACTGGCGATCGGCAGCTTTTGGTCGAGCTGTTTCCGTTTGCGGAACGGAATCTCGCCGCCTTCGAAGCGCATCTGACGCCCGACGGGCTGGGCGATGACCTGGGATGGGCGTTTATCGACTGGGGATATGTCCGGAACGAGGGGCCGAGCGACATGGGATTGAATTTCCACTACTTGCTTTCCCTTCGCGACATGGTTCGTTGGTGTCAGGCGATCGAGAGACCGACCGAAGCGAAAAGATACAGTTCTCTGGCGCTTCGAATTGAACAGATTGTAAGTTCATGGGTGGCAGAGCTGGCGGCCCCGCCGGGACTGCAACGGTCGGTGCTTGCGTTGCGAGCCGGGCTTGTCGGGCGTGATCGGACTCGGGCCTACCTCGAGTTCATCAAAGCGCATTACCGAAGTTGCTTTCCGAACGACCCTCACGCCCCGCGTCTCTCAGATCCTAGTGCGGCGCAGGCGCGGTTGATCACCCCTTATTTCAGCCACTATGCCCTGTCGGAAATGTGGGAGCGTGGTGAGGCGTCTTTCGCGCTCGAGCAGTACCGGCACTGCTGGAAATGGGCGCTGGAAGGCGGGCGAACGACGTTACTGGAGGTGTTCGATACGCGCTGGTCGCACTGTCACCAATGGTCCGGCTGCCCGACGTGGCAACTGTCGCGCTTCGTAAGCGGGTTACGTTCGCGGTTCGATATCGGGGCTGGGGTCTTTGATTTCAAGCCGCAAGTGGTCGACGTGAAGCATGCCCAAATAAAGACTCCGCTGCATATCGGGGAGCATGCGGTGACGGTCCTTTACGAACGCTTCGGACACGGCGGGAAATGGAGGATCGAGACACCGATTCCGATACGGCTGCGAATGGCGTCGGGAGAGGTCAAAGTTGAGCGATCGTACGAGCTCACGCTTTAA
- a CDS encoding GNAT family N-acetyltransferase encodes MVDVRDDAEVTNTRLVHKRQGGTYLRFYRLGSLRSERQIPHLPHRQREAYWPRSRRSAKNRRQIGMDGSISVVHVPDKSRYELRWGDQRIGYASAIPRGDAIVVPHVEVNSEYKGRGLGSRLVREMLDDIRARGLRIVPLCPFVGVFMRRYSAYSDLKA; translated from the coding sequence ATGGTCGATGTGCGCGATGATGCAGAAGTTACGAATACGAGACTGGTCCATAAGAGACAGGGGGGAACCTACCTAAGATTCTACCGCCTAGGCTCCTTACGCTCAGAGCGGCAAATACCGCACCTGCCTCATCGACAGCGGGAGGCCTATTGGCCGCGATCACGACGTAGCGCGAAAAACCGTCGTCAGATAGGTATGGACGGCAGTATAAGCGTGGTTCACGTGCCAGATAAATCCCGGTACGAGCTTCGCTGGGGAGATCAGAGGATCGGCTACGCCTCGGCGATCCCGCGCGGCGACGCGATCGTGGTTCCGCATGTCGAGGTGAACTCCGAGTATAAGGGACGCGGTCTTGGCAGCCGACTCGTACGCGAGATGCTGGACGATATCCGCGCTCGCGGACTGCGGATCGTCCCGCTTTGCCCCTTCGTCGGAGTCTTCATGCGCCGGTACTCGGCTTATTCCGATCTTAAAGCGTGA